The genomic DNA GAATTATGAACACGTTAAGAATTTATATTAAGCTCGATATCTTCTTGAACAGAAAAAATTGCTTGCCTAGAGATATTTTCTTGCAAGAGCACCAACTTCTGTATCGAAATGTCATGATGTAATGCGGGAACCAGGCAAGTAGAGTGGATTAAGAAGACTCTGCAATTACCAGATAATGAAAACATCGATCAGGCAATGTCAGATATGAGCGTGCTTCATATAGCTAAGAAGATGAGTTAACAGGAGCAGGGAACAATGGTTACCTTTATATAAAGCTCATGAACCTCTTGGAAAAAGCTCTTGATTCCATCATCGCTACGAGAGTCGAGAAGTAGCATAAATCGTGTACGTATGAGGAGGTGAAGGAAATGGATTGGTTTAGAACTAGAAACAGGCGATACTCAAATGACAATGAAAGTTATCGAGTCAGTTCAGTACATGTTAAGGATATGATCAGCTGTAACATAAACCGATACCACCAAATCATTGAATTTGTCAATTGCTTTCAAGAACCTGCAACAGTATGATGAAAGAAATATAGCACAAGTTTCTAAAGTTACCCGGAATATACTAACGTTGATGTATTGTGAAAAACAGAACTCACATGGCACTAGTGGTCCATGCAAGATCTTGAACAATATCCAGAGCTGCTTGTAATATGAATTGTGGCAGCTGAGCAGCATCTTCTCTCTGCATTGAGAGATTCAGTCAGTGGAACGGAAACAAACTCTGTAATTCAGACTCAAGTGCAAGTGTTTGATATGAGCATATGTCTAAGGAATAAATACATAGAAAGATGTGGAGAAACATCATACTTTAGCAGCAGAACCCACTTCAGCTTCATATATTGGGATGTCATTTCGGCTCACGATGATAAAACAAGCTGTAGTTGTCATCCTTGAGGTATGGGAAGATCAATTCTAACGTCAAAAAGGGAGAAAAAAACTTTTGCCATATGGTACATAGAATGTGTCATACATCGTAGAAGTTTACCAAAGAACACGCAAAAGGGTAATCAGACTTGAACTGATGACTTCCAACTTATCAAGATGACACTCTACCTATAAGTTATATACCCTTTCCATGCCCTCGTTAAGAAATAGAACCGACTATGCCTAAGATAAAGGATCAATAAACTCAACGACCCCACTATTTTTGAGGCTTTCTTTTTGCAGTATTATTGAAACAAAAACAATGGAAACGATTGGATTCAATTGTCAACTGCTCTTATTGGGAATAGGATTGACTATGGATTAAAGCCTGGTTCTTGAGGTCATCAATACATAGATTATATTGTCTCTGTTTGTTTGAGTGTGGCATTTGTGATGGTGTGCGCACATGTAGAGATAGCAGATACGAGAAATTATCCTTCGCAGCAACTTGTATCACTTTTATCTGTATAGCTTTAATGAATGTTGAGTTCAAAAGGTTCTAGGTAAAAGCACAATTGTACCCAAAATCCACtctttaaaagaaattttgaaaatCCATAATATAGATAAAGGTAcagtgattttttaaaattaatgaaacatcaAAATCACACAAGTAACTTTCTTTTTGGGTTATATTCCCGCTAAGAAGAACATCAGTTTAGACATATCAGGGAAGCGTTATCATGCGAGAAGCTGCAATTGGATTGAAATATTTCCAAGCTTTGCGACGTTAATCAAAAATATGAATCTGAATCTAGACAACCCAAATCATAACTATATAGCATGGACATTATATATGTATAcaccaaagaaaaaaaattaaaatgggtAACAGTGTAATTGATGCAAACCTGAAATCAGGATTTTTGAGGAAGTGGAAACAATAGGAATGCAGGGAAACAGAGGTGGAACTCCGATCTCAAAATCAGAAACTTGAAAAACTCAAAGCAAATACAGCAGACTCGAATCGAACGCCTTTGAACTCTCTAGTATGGTAGTTTTTTTAAGGTAAAATTGCACCATTAGTCACTAAAAGATGGGTAAGTTTTAGTTTTGGCCACTTAACTAAAACTAAATTACTATTTGATCAccaaactattcaaaagttttcatttaagccattgagttgttaagttttttttttttttttttaaagttctgatagcgAGCTTCAAGCGATGATTCGCGATCAATATAGTGAATCAATacccatcaacaagtaaaagaacATACTTTAGATCCAAGTCGATCTGACAGTCAGTGTTCAAGATTAGAGAAAAAATAGTTTGAATTTTGGTTCGTATATTCATAACGTCTAAagctatttcatgaaaaaaattgaACTGTAGAAGAGAAGGAGAAAAAAAGCTTTCGACTGAAACAAACTGTGTGAATAGGGAAAGTCATACAATATTGATTTTAAAAAgtttaatgacttaaatgaatacttttgaatagttcaattaccaaattgtaacttttttagttaagtgaccaaaatgaaaacttaCCCATAATTTAATGACTAAGGGTGTAGTTTAccttttttaattataatttttggataaattattaaattattaataaatttacattttaatcacttacttatttttaataataacttTGATTTAAATAGTTAGAAATTTTAATcgattttcatttttaattactATTGAATCTATCTAACATCACCGAGTTGAAATTTGTTTGGAGggactaaaattaaattagaGACAAAATATAAACTTTTCAATCATCAACTTATAAATTTATAATCTCTAaaacaatttttcattttaaatagtttaaattaaattttagtctaacttttcaaaatttaaagtagttaaaatataaaattttcattttagggcAAGGGTTCTTAATTACCCTTGAACTTGAACTTAATTACTCCAATACATAAAACTTTAGTCTTTATTAGAGATGATAGTAGCTTGGGTTAGCTCTCAACAAATTTTAAGTTTACAATTAACTTAAAATataagtctaaaattttatctaagcctaaactgaataaaaatattaaaacaagagtcCAAtcgtattaaatttttataatattattttatataaaaataaatttaaaaaatataataaattaaatatattaaaaatattaaaataaatatttctcaactaaatgaaaataaattaaaaatatatttatatttaaataacattaaaataaatataatttaacaaataaatacctctaaactaataataaaattaacaataaaataataattatacaatataacaaaataataacaaaatcatAACCATAAAACACAGTagtatttttcttttttacaaatttgAGCCCAACTTGAATCAGGTCGGATAATCCCATGATAAGTTATAACCTTTACCAACTCTACCGAAAGCTGGTTTTAAAATATCTATCACCTGTGATTTTTATCCTAAACCTTAGGgtttatacatatacatatgtatCTTATTTTAAGGAAGGCCACATCCTATACTTTTCAACTCATGACTCTTTATTACAGTATATATAAACTTTAAACCCATTCAacatatttaagaaaaaaaatccaATTGAACAGAAAGAAGGAAACCAGAAACAATCTTCAAATTTGGACAAGCATGGGGAGGAGCAGTTGGAGCAGAGGAGTGGGAAATTTGAGATCATTCATAGGTAATTCAATGGGAGGTCTTAGAGGAGGTGCCAATTTAGCTTCTTGGGTTGTTGCTGGAACTCTCGCTTATTTCCTTTGGGTGAAACCTTCTCAAGATCTCAAAAAACAGCAACAGGTTTCTTCCCCCTATCAATTCACCCAAATccaacttaattttccttttttttcctcgTTTTAAACAAAggatttattgttgattttattaGGAAAGGGCAGCTCTTGCAGCTTCGGATCCTTATCGCTATATAGAGAAACGAAAACCAATCCCTGATCCCCAGGTGTTTGATTAAatgcctttctttctttcttttttttttttttgcttttatttcaaatattcattaaaattaaagcttatttttcGAATTTTTTCCTGAATGGATGGCAGGAAAATGGATTGATATACGGCAACAAGAAGAAAACTGATAGTAAAACAGAGGAATAATGTCTGATATTACTATTTTGTAAGTTTGGGTTTTCTCTTATAAGTTTCCTGAAGCTATGTGAATCGGGATGGAATGTTGATCGTGTAGTATTAATTATGATAATCTCATGATAGCTAATTCATTATCCACTGTACTTAGAGCCACTTTTAACATCCATTACCATTCCTTGCTACAAATTGGAACAAGTACTGTGATTATCTGCAAAATAAGTCAATAAGAATTTCTTAATACAACCCATGGCTTCTTTCCAATAGCCCTTTCTTTAGGGTGTGGGAGATTTGTGTGGTGAAAGGGTGATTGCGGGTTGGGCCATTTTGAGCTCAGATCATATTGAATTCTGAGTGTTTTCTGTCCTGATTGAGTCGAATTCAGCTGTTTTCCGATCATGTTATTTTGAGTTTGCATCTGGTTTGGGTTATTATGTGTTTTGATGGGTAGATTTAGGGTTCGGGTTTTTTCAACTTCAGATGTTCGATTTGGTGAATTCGGATTTGGACAGTTCGAATTCTTTTTGTCACTTACAATTTATGGGAAGGGTTTTAACTTTTCAACCATCAATTGCATGTTTCCTGAGATTCTCAATCTTTCTCATTTAACACAATCAATTACTAAACTCTAATAATATGCATTACTGCATGCTTAATGATTCAATTATTAAGTACAACTTTATATAGAAATGTATGCATATATTTAGACAGTGATTTTACATTGGTGGTTTGTGGTTGTGCCACTAAGAATTGATGTCATCTGCAATCATTTGGGCACTATGCATATAGGTAAAAACAAAGATGTAATAGCTAAAATTGTTGTGGATATACATGCTGTTGTTCggattttttcattttttcttaaGTACTTGTGTTCAGTCTTCGTATCTGATACATATCTGGGGATGAGTTTAAGGGTATGATTATCGATATATATgagaaaacttttaaaaaaagttGAGTATATTTGTGGGGGGCATATATTCATGTGACACTCAGTGGATAGAggaatttatttgttttattttagatGTATTAATAGATGCTAAGATTTGAATTAGCATCTCAGTTTTGCTGAGTAACCATGTAAATTTTGCCTAAAAAATGGTTAAactgaaagtgaatggtttatgTAGTTGAACTCAAAACTCAAGTAAATCCATATATAGACGAACTGTGAAACATACAACTGTGTTTTTAATCTTTGGACAAAAAAGTCAGAATTTACTTTTACGTTTCAAATTGGTCAATTTTAGACTTTGTAcattttgaattttgtaatttagtcctgaCGCAGATGTTAGTATAAAATTTTGCTACTACTCTCTATGCATAAAGTTATAGATTTAGTTTATATTTTCTAATCAAATCATTTTTtcttatactttttaaattttgaaattttaatcttgACGTAACATCTATCAGTTAGcttctttttgttttttaataattCGTGAAAATTACTAGTTAAATGATAAGATGCATATGATGATATGTTTGTTTCATTAACagaatttaatgaaattattaactatcatattataaaaatatagggattaaattaaagttGAGGGCTAACAGCAAAATTCAACCATTAAAAAACTAAATTGGATGTTTTTGAAACACTTACTCGTTTGATAGTGGGTGAAACTATGAAAGCTAAGCGTTGTAGGATTTTTCTATAATACTAATTTGGTTGATTTTATGATGTTCTTGGGACATGTACCTGTTGGGAATAGGAAACGATGAAAAGGCTAAATTCATAAAATGATTCTTCAACTTCATTATATTTACAACTTTTTAACTTTTAGTTTATACTTTATTAAATCTTTAATATTGTTGCAGATCTGGGTTGGGAAGGAATGTATTATCTTTCTATTTAAAGGTTAAGGAGATATATTATCTTTCTATTTAAAGGTTAAGGAGATATATAATAAGAATTTATAATGtaattgatatttaaaatttttaatttatgtcaaaAACAAAGTTTTTACATAAAAATTTCACTTGAAAATTAACGGTTTTAAAGTGTGAAAATTCATAATAATgaacaaaaaaattcaaaatatttaaaacattttaataaCTGTAATGGGTTCTAGCCCATCCACTATGTCCTTAAAAACCATGGAAATGTTTTGAAGGATTATATAATTCCTTTTAACATCGTGTTATATGCATTATATGTATTAGGGTAAATTGCAATAGTAgtcacttaatttttattttctatttatttaattatgaaaagttataaaatagtcatctaattatttaattttatctttttggCAACCATCTAGCTAAATGTGACAGTTTTAAAATTGGCATATTAGTaactttaaccctcaacatttaacATTgtataatttagtctttttgtAGTTTTTTTTGTAACCCTTTCAcctaaaaacttaaaaaataaatttatccactaaatttgattgaaaatatatcaaaaaaatagaaacaccaaaaaaattcaagataataattttatcttttgctcattctcttttaaaaaaaaaaaaagagatcaaattacacaatgtgtaaaCGTTGAGGgttatttttttagaattaagactaaattgacataattcataaatgttgagggttaaaattactattatgtcaattttaaaagctGTCACCTTCAACGCGGTGACCAAAAAAAGATCAAATTAAATAGTTTATAATTTTTAaggtattaaattaattttttatcatttttaaggtaTTAATTGTACCATTATTAATTTAAAGTTTTATGAATTACAAAATGGGGGGAGCGGCCGGCCCAAAACTAAAAATTCACTCCACGATAAGTAACATCCACATCTTGACCTTGTATAAAACCTAGACCATGTATGATAAACCAAATTATTCTGTTTAATAAGATTACATTTTTTGTCATCCAACAGTAACCAAAGTTAAAACTAGTTTTTAAGTACTCAACACAGATTCAAAGTGAAATCTAGCATCTTAGATTAGGCCCTGGATCCACACCAAGCTGGTTACAATAATCGATATAGTACTCGACCCGTCGCTCAACGGTGGCTGGGTTTCCACCATCGCACTCCAGAGCTCCATTAATGGCACGAATGGTTGCCCCGAACCCTTGGCTTATCACTGGTTGAACAGAGTTCACCCAATACCAGACTGCGGTCTTGAAGGAGATAACTGGGTCGGTGGCGACGGTTTCAGGCGAGTTTAGTCCATCGAAACCGATGCTCTCGCCAGCTGGTCCGTAGTTGAAATTCCAGGATAGCTGGATTGGTCCTCGGCCATAGTAGCCTTTGTTAGGGTTGCATGGATATTGTGTGTTGGTTTCATCACAGTAGTCTCTTGAGGCCCCGTTTATCTCTTCTATGTAGCAGAAATCTGTATCCACAAAATGATTTTGCTGCTTAATTACTATGAAACAACCATGAAACAAGCTTATGCTCGTCAATTTTTAAACGTGAATGTATATAGGAAGTCCCtcatcaaattaattaatttattattaaatagattaatttaattaatatattattaaaaaattaaatacagctaaattaaaacaaaattaacatttattatttaaaataagattaaaattatttttcatttactattcaacttcaaacaaaatatttgttTGCAAAATCATAACAAGCTTTCATAAATAACTTTGTTAAATAGTAAATGATGTTTTTAAATCGTAATTATTAACTCTGTTTCAATTTGGTCTTATTTAATTCTTTATAATTGAGGAACTAATTTAATCCaacttcaatattttaaaattttaaaatattttaattaaaatctacaaaagttttaaaaattttaattaaactctttaaaatgtatgaaaattctcattaatttcctcaatttaaaaattaattagacCCTATATTTAAATGAAAATCCtaattaaacttttaaatttataataaaaaaattaattaagcacAAACCTTCATACATGTTCCGCCACTAAAAAGCTTAAACAACTTAGTTTTCATCTTGAATCAggattaaatttgaaaaatgaaattcaatCCAACTCAAGTAGAGTTTAGAGCCTTGAATTTCCAGTGAAGCTGGAGCTTCTTACAAGTTAGCTTAACTAGTCTGGACTCTACGGCAACACAGCACTTCATACATACATGCATGCAAAGCATTAAATCCTCCAAAGTAAACTCAAAcataagaagaaaaaaacaaagagAGAAGGAGCTTACGTCCAGTTTCGTGCGTCACATGCGCAAAGAAAGCTGCAATTTCACGATTAGAATCATCAACGGTTCCAATCCTTCCGAACTGAGGATAAGGACCCAATGCTTCAAGAAACGCCGATCTCGTGTAAAAATTCTTCCCTTCACAACTGTCTTCCGCAACATCCAATATCCCATTAAAGAACTCCGGTGTAACAATATCCGCCACAGAAACATTGTTCAGAGCTGGCGGCGGATTACAAGGACCCTGTTGACACCCTGTGCCGCAATAATCATCGCCGGTTCCGCAATAACCCCAACGGCTACAACATAAACCTTCTGCACAACCACAGTTTTGAGCCTTTACCGCCGTTGCGCCGGCGGAAATAATCGCTGCCAGAAGAATGGTAAGTAAACCTTTCCTCATATTGGGTTCTTTGGCGAAGTGAAGAATGGAAGGGGTGATACTGTGTGGATGGAGAATAATGGCGTGGGATGGACTGATATTTATAGCGTTTTAAAATGGGCGGCGTTTGAAAACTGAAAAGTCAAACATTTGAGATGCAGTGTTTCCAGAAAGGGCCGTGGCGTGGGCGAGTGGTCTGACTTTGACTTTGTGCGCGTATCAATGCTTTTCGCTAATATGAATGATACGACGAGGAATTGAGGATTAGCACTACTAAAAAGTACTTTATTGAGTTATTCAACGCCAGTATCCATCTTTGGCTCAGAAATCTTGTTTAAGTTCATTAAATTTGTTtacataataattaaatttatgtaTAATGCGTGcactcaattaattaattttttacaatctatatgtaataaaataatatcaaaattcaTTTTATAGAAAGAATATAAGCACAATCATATTGATTGCTAAAAGGGATATGTGTAGGCATGATGGTTagattttaatcaaatttataattttaaaatctttaaaaaagaGAATTCTTTTTTGGTggaagaatttttaatttttaattattttactaaggctattttaatatttaagccaaattaaaacaataaaaattaaaaaaaaacacataTTTGTAGAAAAGTCATTTCCATTAAATATTTGGAGAGATTGAGTTAAGTCGATTCACCGTCACAATTAATGACGAgggcttttatatatatatatatatatatatatatattatatttggtGGTCAAAATTATTTGCTATCTAACCATGGAATTATTTGGTGCTGAAGGTTTGTTATTTAAAAAGTCATATCTGTTTACCATTGTCAAACTCAACCCTCCAAAATTATTATGTCAAAATATTCTGTTCatttatctcatatatatttaatttatttttaagacACCAATTATATATATCAAATTTAAAAACATACTATAAAGATATTATAAAAGTCACCTAATAATTAAATTTAGGTGTAATTACTTGTAATTATACAAGGGAATTAATATTGTAATTAGTGAATCTCACTAAATTGAGTATAATTAGAACACTCTGATTACACTTTTCAATTCTTAAAGGAAAGtgagaattaaaataattatataagtaATTGCactcaaatttaatttttataaaaattatatgtgtttaaaataTAATTCTTCATATAAACAAAACATcatgtaattttaaaattatttcaaacatttaaaaaaatagtAGTGAAGCTTTGACTCAATGACAAgattgaaaattttgagatttttttttaagAAGTTCAAAGTCTCACCTTATTGTAAATTGTgaattttttcatagattttttcTATTTATAGTTAGTTTGAGTTTAATTAGTTGTTGAGTTATTTAATGCAATTTTGTAGTTATTTAATGCAATTTTTGTAGTGATTTGTGATTGTTGTAACTTCAAAAAAAAATATGATCATAATTATAATTGTTATATTTTGTAATTGTTGAGGGGAGACCGACTACTTTTATTGAAGTCTTTGAAGTATTAAACGTTGGGAATCAATAGACCTATAATGAGTCGGTATTATCTTTAATCGAGATTTTATCTCTTAACTCTATGAACAACCTTAGTACTTGCGGATGCTTGAAGATGTACTGGAATCAAAAGAGTGAAAGTCCATCGTCAAATTAGACCATATACATACATGATGATTTGATAAAGTGGTAGCATTCTTGATCCATGTTGCCATTTAAGGGCATGATTTCAAATCCTACCAAGGATGGATGCTCATGTCCCGTTGGTAAGTAATCATGTATCACTCACAATTCGATCCAACGAGATATTTTGAACTTGTCATTTCTTTATTCAACTTCAAGCACTTGAGCCCTCCACCAAGTCAAGAAAATATTTTGAAGAATtttccaaaaaataaaataaaataaacctccTCATCATTTCTTAATGACACAAAACTAAAAGAGAATCACGATCATAGCAGCCAAACACTTATTACATCCACCAATCGATATCAAATTTCTACCGAACATCCGCATCTCGACCTTGTATAAAACCTAGACCATGTATGATAAACCAAATTATCTGTATTATTAAATTAAACTGCAATCCATTCATATAAGattaacatttttttctttcatccAAATTGTAAGCAAACTAAAAACTAGTTTCGCAAGTACTCAACACAGATTCGAAGTGAAATCTAGCATCTTAGATTAGGCCCTGGATCCACACCAAGCTGGTTACAATAATCGATATAGTACTCGACCCGTCGCTCAACGGTGGCTGGGTTTGCACCATCGCACTCCAGAGCTCCATTAATGGCACGAATGGTTGCCCCGAACCCTTGGCTTATAACTGGTTGAACAAAGTTGACCCAATACCAGATGGCAGTCTTGAAGGAAATAACTGGGTCGGTGGCGACGGTTTCAGGCGAGTTTAGTCCATCGAACCCGATGTTCTCGCCGGCTGGTCCGTAGTTGAAATTCCAGGATAGTTGGATCGGTCCTCGGCCGTAGTAGCCTTTGTTTGGGTTGCATGGATATCGATCGTTGTTTTGATCACAGTAGTCTCTAGAGGCGCCATTTATCTCTTTTATGTAGCAAAAATCTGCATCATTTTGCTCCTTAATTACTAGGAAATAATGATGAAACAAGCATACACTCATGTAGATAAAAATCCTTTGTAAATTATTCAAGATTTAGAAAGATGAATTAGTGCTTGAATTCAATTGAGAATATATTCTGAAATTTTACCAGATAAATAGCTCATTCAAATCTAATAGAGAGCTTAAGGGCGGAATGTAAGAGCAATTACCCTTCAAGAATTTAGAAATTTGTAATTATGCtatttaaaatcttaaaatattttaattaagtttcacaaaagttttaaaaattttagttaaatccttaaaatttttaattagactctaatgtttttaaaaattttcattcaacACTAAATTCTTTTTGAAAGATCTTAATTAACCCCAAAACTTAATGCAATAGTCGACTTGATTCTTATCTGGAATCcagaccaaattttaaaaatgaaatttgatTGAATTAGAGAGAAATTCAAATCAATCTCAATTGTCTTAAAATTTCAGTTCCATTAGTCTCGATTACACTCTACGTACGGCAACGTAACTCTTCCTACATGCATGCAAAGTATTAAATCCTCCAATGTAAACTCAAttataagaaaaatataaaataaagagagaaggAGCTTATTACGTCCAGTTTCGTGCGTGACATGCGCAAAGAAAGCTGCAATTTCACGATTAGAATCATCAACAGTTCCAATTCTTCCGAACTGAGGATAAGGACCCAATGCTTCAAGAAACGCCGATCTCGTGTAAAAATTCTTCCCTTCACAAGTCTCTTCCGCAACATCCAATATCCCATTAAAGAACTCCGGTGTAACAATATCCGCCACCGAAACATTGTTCAAAGCTGGCGGGGCATTACAAGGACCCTGTTGACACCCTGTGCCGCAATAGTCATCGCCG from Gossypium arboreum isolate Shixiya-1 chromosome 9, ASM2569848v2, whole genome shotgun sequence includes the following:
- the LOC108456470 gene encoding LOW QUALITY PROTEIN: transport protein particle 20 kDa subunit (The sequence of the model RefSeq protein was modified relative to this genomic sequence to represent the inferred CDS: substituted 2 bases at 2 genomic stop codons), coding for MTTTACFIIVSRNDIPIYEAEVGSAAKREDAAQLPQFILQAALDIVQDLAWTTSAMFLKAIDKFNDLVVSVYVTADHILNMYXTDSITFIVIXVSPVSSSKPIHFLHLLIRTRFMLLLDSRSDDGIKSFFQEVHELYIKSLLNPLYLPGSRITS
- the LOC108455923 gene encoding uncharacterized protein LOC108455923 — encoded protein: MGRSSWSRGVGNLRSFIGNSMGGLRGGANLASWVVAGTLAYFLWVKPSQDLKKQQQERAALAASDPYRYIEKRKPIPDPQENGLIYGNKKKTDSKTEE
- the LOC108455797 gene encoding endochitinase EP3-like; the protein is MRKGLLTILLAAIISAGATAVKAQNCGCAEGLCCSRWGYCGTGDDYCGTGCQQGPCNPPPALNNVSVADIVTPEFFNGILDVAEDSCEGKNFYTRSAFLEALGPYPQFGRIGTVDDSNREIAAFFAHVTHETGHFCYIEEINGASRDYCDETNTQYPCNPNKGYYGRGPIQLSWNFNYGPAGESIGFDGLNSPETVATDPVISFKTAVWYWVNSVQPVISQGFGATIRAINGALECDGGNPATVERRVEYYIDYCNQLGVDPGPNLRC
- the LOC108455798 gene encoding endochitinase EP3-like codes for the protein MRKRLLTILLTAIFAAGATAVKAQNCGCAEGLCCSRWGYCGTGDDYCGTGCQQGPCNAPPALNNVSVADIVTPEFFNGILDVAEETCEGKNFYTRSAFLEALGPYPQFGRIGTVDDSNREIAAFFAHVTHETGHFCYIKEINGASRDYCDQNNDRYPCNPNKGYYGRGPIQLSWNFNYGPAGENIGFDGLNSPETVATDPVISFKTAIWYWVNFVQPVISQGFGATIRAINGALECDGANPATVERRVEYYIDYCNQLGVDPGPNLRC